One window from the genome of Campylobacter concisus encodes:
- a CDS encoding aryl-sulfate sulfotransferase yields the protein MKKTLSCVALASVLCSSAFAIGGPSGAKLDYAITGQIGEVVVNPYDTAPLTAVIKNGGYTLSNAKVTIVPKQGGQVISYKVADKHLRTHGGIPVFGMYPDYQNTVEVEYDKSYKGKTEHIKESYKIYAPAIYLESSGTPNQKGALFDKIEVTKPASAKFANRLYYVNNFVNKTGKGTKVVWNNPAGGAIEWNYSPNNFILDTKGEVRWYLEPSKIYDLKQPFHAGVMMGFKQNDDGAMTWGYGQRYAKYDIMGREIFNRELPASYNDFSHSMDVAQNGHYFLRVANADYKRADGKNVRTVRDVIVELDRDGNVVDDFRLYEILDPYRDIVLKTLDQGAVCLNIDAKKAGHTASSDELQSMDTHDKWGDIVGAGPGRNWAHVNSVDYDPSDDSIIISSRHQDAVIKIGRDKQVKWIMGAHKGWSDKFKDKLLQPVDSKGNKIVCEDEYSKCPGYESDKGGFDWQWTQHTAFRIDSKSKKGEIYLSVFDNGDTRGMEQPAIAGMKYSRAVVYKIDENKKTVEQIWEYGKERGKEWYSSVTSLTQYQDDLDSVMVYSAVAGMQFDIAKGRPVGLPSPHIDEFEWGAKEPSIEIKMTNAMGYQAFPFSLQKAFEK from the coding sequence ATGAAAAAGACTTTGAGTTGTGTTGCACTAGCTTCGGTGCTTTGCTCGAGCGCTTTTGCGATAGGCGGTCCAAGCGGGGCTAAACTAGACTACGCTATAACTGGACAAATAGGCGAAGTAGTGGTAAATCCATACGATACTGCCCCACTTACAGCAGTCATCAAAAATGGCGGCTATACACTAAGCAATGCAAAAGTAACCATCGTGCCAAAGCAAGGCGGTCAGGTGATAAGCTACAAAGTGGCTGATAAGCATCTTCGCACACATGGCGGCATCCCAGTTTTTGGCATGTATCCTGACTATCAAAATACCGTTGAGGTCGAGTACGACAAGAGCTACAAAGGTAAGACTGAGCATATAAAAGAGAGCTATAAAATTTACGCTCCAGCCATCTACCTAGAAAGCTCAGGCACGCCAAATCAAAAGGGTGCACTATTTGACAAGATCGAGGTTACTAAGCCTGCGAGTGCTAAATTTGCAAACCGCCTCTACTACGTAAATAACTTCGTAAATAAAACAGGCAAGGGCACAAAAGTCGTTTGGAACAACCCAGCTGGCGGTGCGATCGAGTGGAACTACAGCCCAAATAACTTCATCCTTGATACAAAAGGCGAGGTTAGATGGTACCTTGAGCCAAGCAAAATTTACGATCTAAAGCAGCCATTTCACGCTGGCGTAATGATGGGCTTTAAGCAAAATGACGACGGCGCTATGACTTGGGGATATGGCCAAAGATACGCAAAATACGACATCATGGGTAGAGAAATTTTTAACCGCGAACTACCAGCTAGCTACAACGACTTCTCTCACTCGATGGACGTAGCACAAAATGGACACTACTTCTTGCGCGTGGCAAATGCTGACTACAAAAGGGCTGACGGCAAAAACGTAAGAACAGTGCGCGACGTGATCGTTGAGCTTGACCGCGACGGCAACGTAGTTGATGACTTTAGGCTTTATGAAATTCTTGATCCTTATCGCGACATCGTGCTAAAAACGCTCGATCAAGGTGCAGTTTGCCTAAACATAGACGCTAAAAAAGCAGGTCACACAGCAAGCTCTGATGAGCTTCAGTCTATGGATACGCATGATAAATGGGGTGACATAGTTGGTGCTGGTCCTGGACGCAACTGGGCACACGTAAATAGCGTGGATTACGACCCAAGCGATGATAGTATCATCATCTCAAGCCGCCACCAAGACGCAGTTATCAAGATCGGCCGTGACAAACAAGTAAAATGGATCATGGGCGCTCACAAGGGCTGGAGCGATAAATTTAAAGATAAACTACTTCAACCAGTTGATAGCAAAGGCAACAAGATCGTCTGCGAAGATGAGTACTCAAAATGCCCAGGATACGAGAGCGACAAAGGTGGCTTTGACTGGCAATGGACGCAGCACACGGCATTTAGGATAGATAGCAAGTCTAAAAAAGGCGAAATTTATCTAAGTGTCTTTGACAACGGCGACACAAGGGGCATGGAGCAACCAGCCATCGCTGGCATGAAGTACTCTCGTGCGGTCGTTTATAAGATCGATGAGAACAAAAAGACCGTTGAGCAGATCTGGGAGTACGGCAAAGAGCGCGGTAAAGAGTGGTATAGCTCGGTTACTAGCCTTACGCAGTATCAAGATGACCTTGATAGCGTAATGGTCTATTCAGCTGTTGCTGGCATGCAGTTTGACATCGCAAAAGGTCGCCCAGTAGGACTTCCTAGCCCGCACATCGATGAGTTTGAGTGGGGCGCAAAAGAGCCTAGCATCGAGATAAAGATGACAAATGCTATGGGCTATCAGGCGTTTCCATTTAGCTTGCAAAAAGCTTTTGAGAAATAA
- a CDS encoding response regulator transcription factor has product MQEVLEILKKTSVLVVEDDDMARELIISGLKPYCEQVIGACNGQDGVEKFKKQGFDIVMSDIHMPVLNGFEMMNEMKRTKPHQKFIVFTSYDSDENLIKSMEEGAMLFLKKPIDMKDLRAMLISLSFERDEKLVYLSDEVSINLKREKIYKNGIEIYLSFLQNKIFWLFAYNLNKLVTYEMIEEFVYESDVSKAAIQNVILRLKRELGVKFKNISESGYILITKSE; this is encoded by the coding sequence ATGCAAGAAGTCTTAGAAATTTTAAAAAAGACGTCCGTCTTGGTAGTTGAAGATGACGATATGGCAAGAGAGCTTATTATTAGCGGGCTTAAACCTTATTGCGAACAGGTAATTGGTGCTTGCAATGGACAAGATGGCGTAGAGAAATTTAAAAAGCAAGGCTTTGATATTGTGATGAGCGATATTCACATGCCAGTACTTAATGGCTTTGAGATGATGAATGAGATGAAGCGTACAAAACCGCACCAAAAATTTATCGTCTTTACCTCTTATGATAGCGATGAAAATTTGATAAAAAGTATGGAGGAAGGGGCGATGCTTTTTTTAAAAAAGCCTATTGATATGAAGGATCTTAGAGCAATGCTTATTAGTTTAAGTTTTGAACGAGATGAAAAGCTAGTCTATTTAAGCGATGAGGTGAGTATAAATTTAAAAAGAGAGAAAATTTATAAAAACGGCATTGAAATTTATCTTAGCTTTTTGCAAAATAAGATATTTTGGCTCTTTGCTTATAACCTAAATAAGCTAGTTACTTATGAGATGATAGAAGAATTTGTCTATGAAAGCGATGTTAGCAAGGCGGCTATCCAAAATGTGATACTTCGCCTAAAACGCGAGCTTGGCGTGAAATTTAAAAACATCAGCGAGAGTGGATATATTTTAATCACAAAATCTGAATGA
- a CDS encoding sensor histidine kinase produces the protein MGINLKSQNIKIYAIILLASLFVILLGLNIYSNAKEKIIELSDKNNIAVSKNIVNNFQIWLDERINSLIRASKFIQNADIVDDDEKIAGFIKLFKQNAKEFDLMQLLRDDGEIFVDGEKILEEVMPKSERAGLIWYVETKNTNTPSVNFMQKHKILKGSTLNLCVPVTKQAKFKAALCGVVRIENIFNSIKNFSLAPNSYSFLVTHSGEILTSIPDLALKKEIEEKFKELFLKDEDITSLKIGQNLIQVAEIPTINWFIGAGTNNEEEISALTKEALKNALSLLFAFVALTFLANILHNFMYNKIKKIQDEYETLLTHRAKMSEAGELISGINHQFIQPVNSLKLMLSSCIMLKKEGKLSDEELINLLEKGQSSVKLLSSTIEIFRNFYKSAENVSEFEIQTSIKNLITLMHTELSRANVSVKFSGFNEQKVRQIENIIQQILLILIHNAKDSLVESYKDEPLKRIIEIKFRSFEDKCYIGVYDNGNGVSEQMSEKIFTWLNTTKKQGNGIGLYFAKKLAQEKLNGDVRLVNNAKPTVFELSFDINLKD, from the coding sequence ATGGGTATTAATTTAAAATCACAAAATATTAAAATCTACGCCATCATCTTGCTTGCTAGCCTTTTTGTAATACTTCTTGGGCTAAATATTTATAGCAATGCAAAAGAGAAAATCATAGAGCTATCTGATAAAAATAACATAGCAGTTAGCAAAAATATCGTAAATAACTTTCAAATTTGGCTTGATGAGCGTATAAATTCACTCATTCGTGCGTCAAAATTTATACAAAATGCAGACATCGTAGATGACGATGAAAAGATAGCTGGCTTTATAAAGCTCTTTAAGCAAAACGCGAAAGAATTTGATCTAATGCAGCTTTTAAGGGATGATGGAGAAATTTTTGTAGATGGAGAGAAAATTTTAGAAGAAGTTATGCCAAAGAGCGAAAGAGCAGGGCTTATCTGGTATGTCGAAACAAAAAATACAAATACCCCAAGCGTAAATTTCATGCAAAAACATAAAATTTTAAAAGGCTCAACTCTAAATTTATGCGTTCCAGTCACAAAACAAGCGAAATTTAAAGCAGCACTTTGTGGCGTCGTGCGTATAGAAAATATCTTTAATAGCATTAAAAATTTTAGTCTTGCGCCAAATTCTTACTCATTTTTGGTGACTCATAGCGGTGAAATTTTAACATCGATACCTGATCTTGCTTTAAAAAAAGAGATCGAGGAGAAATTTAAAGAGTTGTTTTTAAAAGATGAAGACATTACAAGCTTAAAAATAGGACAAAATTTAATCCAAGTAGCTGAGATACCAACGATAAATTGGTTCATAGGAGCTGGCACAAATAATGAAGAGGAAATTTCAGCTTTAACAAAAGAAGCTTTAAAGAATGCTCTAAGCTTGCTCTTTGCCTTCGTTGCGCTCACATTTTTAGCAAATATTCTTCATAATTTTATGTATAACAAGATAAAAAAGATACAAGATGAGTATGAAACATTGCTAACTCATAGAGCCAAAATGAGTGAGGCCGGCGAGCTAATAAGTGGTATCAATCATCAATTCATTCAGCCTGTAAATTCGCTAAAACTAATGCTAAGCTCGTGTATAATGTTAAAAAAAGAAGGTAAATTAAGCGACGAGGAGCTAATAAATTTACTTGAAAAAGGACAAAGCTCGGTCAAACTTCTTTCAAGTACTATTGAAATTTTTAGAAATTTTTACAAAAGCGCTGAAAATGTGAGCGAATTTGAGATACAAACAAGCATTAAAAATCTAATAACTCTCATGCATACAGAGCTAAGCCGTGCAAATGTTAGTGTAAAATTTAGCGGCTTTAATGAACAAAAAGTTCGTCAGATAGAAAATATAATCCAACAAATTTTGCTAATCCTAATACACAACGCAAAAGACTCACTTGTCGAAAGCTACAAAGATGAGCCACTAAAGCGTATCATCGAGATAAAATTTAGAAGCTTTGAAGATAAGTGCTACATCGGAGTTTATGACAATGGAAATGGCGTAAGCGAGCAAATGAGTGAGAAAATTTTTACTTGGCTAAATACCACCAAAAAGCAAGGAAATGGCATAGGACTTTATTTTGCTAAAAAGCTAGCGCAAGAAAAGCTAAATGGCGACGTAAGACTCGTAAATAACGCAAAGCCAACGGTGTTTGAGCTAAGTTTTGATATAAATTTAAAGGACTAA
- the dsbI gene encoding protein-disulfide oxidoreductase DsbI — protein sequence MSFFKKMAKFQDSRISWAILVFVSVALVVIAHSLFQNYAYMPPCEQCVYIRFAFLCMALGGVIAMINPKNLLFALIGYVFAFWGAVQGIMYSVKLAKIHDAVHGDDPFGVQGCSTEPHYPFGLPLEKWAPDWFMPTGDCGYDSPMVPDGAVLSDLQKSIVDLYADGWYLVPSSKFMSMADCTLLGFGICFIVLALMLVSKLLSFLK from the coding sequence ATGAGCTTTTTTAAAAAAATGGCTAAATTTCAAGACTCACGCATCTCTTGGGCGATCTTAGTCTTTGTGAGCGTTGCACTTGTCGTTATCGCGCACTCGCTCTTTCAAAACTACGCCTATATGCCACCTTGCGAGCAGTGCGTCTATATACGTTTTGCATTTTTATGTATGGCACTTGGCGGCGTGATCGCTATGATAAATCCTAAAAATTTACTATTTGCTCTAATTGGCTATGTCTTTGCTTTTTGGGGAGCGGTGCAGGGCATAATGTATAGCGTAAAGCTAGCTAAAATCCACGATGCGGTGCATGGCGATGATCCTTTTGGTGTGCAGGGCTGCTCTACTGAGCCACATTATCCATTTGGTTTGCCACTTGAGAAGTGGGCGCCTGACTGGTTTATGCCAACGGGAGACTGCGGATATGACAGCCCTATGGTGCCTGACGGAGCGGTGCTAAGCGATTTGCAAAAGAGCATAGTTGATCTTTATGCGGACGGCTGGTATCTTGTGCCGTCGTCTAAATTTATGTCGATGGCTGATTGTACGCTACTTGGATTTGGCATTTGTTTTATAGTGCTTGCGCTTATGCTCGTTTCAAAGCTTTTATCCTTTTTAAAATGA
- a CDS encoding carboxymuconolactone decarboxylase family protein, translating into MTLTYNAKKIYENWFDSKSELEESNASFLEDYLNFLGDISEVINIDEKTRLSVIIASLCVSKGAKSSFKSFVRAALNVGISAKEIREILYQAVPYAGLGKVEDYIFLADEIFNERYIEPENMPKKSREGRGERGLEIQRKLFPAVDKFIASMPNDQKHIMEFLSQNCFGDFYARDGLSLELRELLTFVYITTLGFAKPQLLGHIAANFGIGNDRAKLISVVTTLIPFIGYPSALNALSAINEISSSKN; encoded by the coding sequence ATGACACTAACTTACAATGCAAAGAAGATTTATGAAAATTGGTTTGATTCAAAAAGTGAGCTTGAAGAGAGTAATGCTAGCTTTTTAGAGGATTATTTAAATTTTTTAGGTGATATTAGTGAAGTGATAAATATTGATGAAAAAACAAGGCTTTCGGTTATCATCGCCTCTCTTTGCGTGAGTAAAGGCGCAAAAAGCTCATTTAAAAGCTTCGTTAGGGCCGCTTTAAACGTAGGCATATCAGCAAAAGAGATAAGAGAAATTTTATATCAAGCAGTGCCTTATGCTGGGCTTGGCAAGGTAGAAGATTATATATTTTTAGCCGATGAAATTTTCAATGAGCGCTATATAGAGCCTGAAAATATGCCTAAAAAATCAAGAGAAGGCAGAGGCGAACGAGGCCTTGAGATACAAAGAAAACTTTTCCCAGCGGTTGATAAATTTATCGCATCAATGCCAAATGATCAAAAACATATAATGGAGTTTTTATCGCAAAACTGCTTTGGCGATTTTTATGCAAGAGATGGGCTTAGTTTAGAGCTTAGAGAACTTTTGACATTTGTCTATATCACGACTCTTGGCTTTGCAAAACCACAGCTTTTAGGGCACATTGCTGCAAATTTTGGCATCGGCAACGATAGAGCTAAGCTAATAAGCGTTGTTACGACACTTATACCATTTATAGGCTATCCGAGTGCTTTAAATGCATTATCAGCAATAAATGAGATAAGCTCTAGTAAAAATTAA
- a CDS encoding thiol:disulfide interchange protein DsbA/DsbL, whose translation MSFLSKFSKAIFAVAVAGAISASAFSEGEDYVKLEKPLSVGQNTLVKIFSYACPFCYKYDKSVTPKVVEKISGLKYEPFHLKTKGDYGEVASKVFAVLIVMDEAKGVGLFDENSLFKKAKFAYYKAYHDKKERWSDGKDADGFLKTGLEAAGVSKADYEKELANPKVTELLKKWDESYDVAKIQGVPAFVVNGKYLIMTKSISSLDGMAALIEELLKK comes from the coding sequence ATGAGTTTTTTATCTAAATTTAGTAAGGCTATCTTTGCCGTTGCGGTAGCTGGTGCGATCAGTGCTAGTGCATTTAGTGAGGGTGAGGACTACGTCAAGCTTGAAAAGCCCCTAAGTGTGGGACAAAATACGCTAGTTAAAATTTTTAGCTACGCTTGCCCATTTTGTTACAAGTACGACAAGAGCGTCACTCCAAAGGTAGTTGAGAAAATCTCTGGACTAAAATACGAGCCATTTCACCTAAAGACAAAGGGCGATTATGGTGAGGTTGCGAGCAAGGTTTTTGCCGTGCTTATCGTTATGGACGAGGCAAAAGGTGTCGGCTTATTTGATGAAAATTCGCTATTTAAAAAGGCTAAATTTGCCTACTACAAGGCTTATCACGACAAAAAAGAGCGCTGGAGCGATGGCAAAGACGCTGATGGCTTTTTAAAGACCGGACTTGAGGCAGCTGGTGTTAGTAAGGCTGATTATGAAAAAGAGCTAGCTAATCCAAAAGTGACTGAGCTACTTAAAAAGTGGGATGAGAGCTATGACGTGGCTAAAATTCAAGGTGTGCCAGCATTTGTCGTAAATGGCAAATACCTCATCATGACAAAATCAATCAGCTCGCTTGATGGCATGGCGGCACTCATCGAAGAGCTTCTTAAAAAATAA